From Bacillus pumilus, one genomic window encodes:
- a CDS encoding Rap family tetratricopeptide repeat protein, with the protein MEKVLSSHVGVKINEWYKMIRQFSVPDAEILKAEVEQKIERMEEDQDLLIYYQLMCFRHQLMLDYIKPSEKRSPSVSDLVDKIENSNHQLSGMLQYYNAFFRGMYEFSKKEYIQAIQYYKIAERQLALVVDDIEQAEFHFKVAEAYYIMKQTHVSMHHIIKALDIYKQHEQYKVRQIQSLIVIAGNYDDFKRYDKSLEHLNTAFSIAEELADNMLIAKILLNIANTYDRQQKYTEAIIRYREVLDIITPRSIDIKPITLFSLSWSLYKSSQHDEAAPLVEDGLKCSLERNDSLCLMLFKALKAIYIDGNEKAIQEVLDYFEEKQLYVYVEAFAQSIGLSSEKKGDFEKAAEYYRKALKAQNDIQKGECLYDY; encoded by the coding sequence ATGGAGAAAGTTCTTTCTTCACATGTAGGTGTGAAAATAAATGAATGGTATAAAATGATTCGGCAATTCAGTGTACCCGATGCAGAGATTTTGAAAGCTGAGGTAGAACAAAAAATTGAACGGATGGAAGAGGATCAAGATCTGCTCATTTATTATCAATTAATGTGTTTTCGACATCAGCTTATGCTCGATTATATTAAACCTTCAGAAAAACGATCGCCTTCTGTTTCTGATTTGGTTGATAAAATCGAAAATTCAAATCATCAACTTTCTGGTATGCTGCAATACTATAATGCTTTTTTTAGAGGAATGTATGAGTTTAGTAAAAAAGAATACATACAGGCTATCCAATATTATAAGATCGCTGAAAGGCAGCTCGCATTGGTTGTTGATGATATTGAGCAAGCAGAGTTTCACTTCAAGGTGGCTGAAGCCTACTATATTATGAAACAAACTCATGTTTCTATGCATCATATTATAAAGGCCTTAGACATCTATAAGCAGCATGAACAATATAAAGTTCGCCAAATACAAAGCTTGATTGTTATTGCAGGAAATTATGATGATTTCAAGCGATATGACAAGTCATTAGAGCATCTAAATACAGCTTTTTCTATAGCAGAAGAGCTCGCCGATAATATGTTAATTGCTAAAATTCTATTGAACATAGCGAATACATATGATCGACAACAAAAGTACACTGAAGCAATCATACGCTACAGAGAAGTTTTAGACATTATTACACCACGAAGTATTGATATAAAACCAATCACCCTATTTAGTTTAAGTTGGTCGTTGTATAAGTCTAGTCAACATGATGAAGCCGCTCCACTCGTAGAAGATGGTCTTAAGTGCTCCTTAGAGAGAAATGATTCGTTGTGTTTGATGTTATTTAAAGCTTTAAAAGCGATTTATATAGATGGTAATGAGAAAGCAATTCAAGAAGTGCTAGATTATTTTGAGGAAAAGCAACTATATGTCTATGTCGAGGCATTTGCTCAAAGTATAGGATTATCTTCTGAAAAAAAGGGGGACTTTGAAAAAGCTGCCGAATATTATAGAAAGGCTCTTAAAGCTCAAAATGATATTCAAAAAGGAGAGTGTCTGTATGATTATTAA
- a CDS encoding SMI1/KNR4 family protein: MKPFWEKEEESPFTLEKVDEEKIREAEGRLGVTLPDTYKKLILDWNGGFTVRNAFPTERPNSWAEDHVQFDHLRGIAKGVGIMNSPQLSDELDLPEGLIFISGEEDTWIAMDYRETKERPPIHYFDLELEVDFKLADTFDDFIEKLYTAEDAMVEVVEIEEEASDLYVCKEELEHIFDRQDLRQQNLFKMAHYPMEETEEIEWFFNRMKQCIQQIKDQHVLYEAATTIHSILLLNPDMPRNDRINQELKEIAEFLENSGEPNTAFLGEDIHPVKKR; encoded by the coding sequence TTGAAGCCATTTTGGGAGAAAGAAGAAGAGAGTCCTTTCACGTTAGAAAAGGTAGATGAGGAAAAAATTCGTGAAGCAGAAGGAAGACTTGGCGTCACTTTACCTGATACATATAAAAAGCTCATTTTAGATTGGAACGGTGGTTTTACAGTTCGTAATGCTTTTCCAACCGAACGGCCAAATTCTTGGGCAGAGGATCATGTTCAATTTGACCATCTAAGAGGAATCGCAAAAGGTGTTGGAATTATGAACAGTCCTCAGTTAAGTGATGAATTGGATCTGCCTGAGGGACTTATTTTCATCAGCGGGGAAGAAGATACATGGATCGCAATGGACTACCGAGAAACGAAGGAACGTCCTCCTATTCACTATTTTGATTTAGAGCTGGAAGTAGATTTTAAGCTGGCAGATACTTTCGATGATTTTATTGAGAAGTTATATACAGCTGAAGATGCGATGGTCGAAGTAGTAGAGATTGAGGAGGAAGCTTCGGATTTATATGTCTGTAAAGAAGAGCTTGAACACATATTTGATAGGCAGGACCTTCGTCAGCAGAATCTATTCAAAATGGCACATTATCCGATGGAAGAAACAGAAGAGATCGAATGGTTTTTCAATCGTATGAAACAATGCATCCAACAGATAAAAGATCAACATGTTTTGTATGAAGCAGCGACAACGATTCACTCCATCCTTCTGTTAAACCCGGATATGCCAAGGAATGACCGTATCAATCAAGAGTTGAAAGAAATAGCGGAGTTTCTAGAAAATAGTGGTGAGCCTAATACCGCTTTTTTGGGAGAAGACATTCATCCAGTGAAAAAACGATAG
- a CDS encoding DUF2651 family protein translates to MLILTFTLFNGSFLGWSVVYTLGSFIASYIALFIMKTLNKKRS, encoded by the coding sequence TTGCTCATCCTGACATTTACACTTTTTAATGGCTCTTTCTTAGGGTGGTCAGTTGTTTACACTTTAGGCTCATTCATTGCTTCATATATAGCATTATTCATCATGAAAACTTTAAATAAAAAGAGGTCTTAA
- a CDS encoding macrolide 2'-phosphotransferase — translation MNRLDLKQLANHHGLEILENTIKINESGVDFRVAHVEDLHGDQWILRMPRRPESMKHALQEKKTLDHISKQVHFQVPKWSIFTESLIAYKQLEGVPAASIDVEQQSYVWSFDQTNVPQAYYESLGSVLANVHSLDQQPFKTIGVEMLSAHELRASMKQRMERVKSQYTINSGLWERWQAWLAKDSLWPPFVGVKHGDLHPGHILIDENQCVTGVIDWSEVGVGDVSADFLSHQLLFGKEGLTKLIHAYEKAGGRTWSRMDEHIKELLTTSAITVAEYAQRSGLKDMHETAAYMLANER, via the coding sequence ATGAATAGACTAGATTTAAAGCAATTAGCCAATCATCACGGATTAGAGATTTTAGAGAATACCATCAAAATAAATGAATCAGGTGTTGATTTCCGTGTCGCACATGTCGAAGATTTACATGGTGATCAATGGATATTAAGAATGCCTCGCAGACCTGAATCAATGAAACATGCCTTACAAGAAAAAAAGACATTAGATCACATTAGTAAGCAGGTTCACTTTCAGGTCCCTAAGTGGTCTATTTTTACAGAAAGTCTGATTGCTTATAAACAATTAGAGGGTGTACCGGCGGCTAGTATTGATGTGGAACAGCAATCTTATGTGTGGAGTTTTGATCAAACGAATGTACCACAAGCTTATTATGAATCATTAGGAAGCGTTTTAGCGAATGTACATTCCTTAGATCAACAGCCTTTTAAAACGATCGGAGTGGAGATGCTCAGTGCTCATGAATTAAGAGCATCAATGAAACAGCGAATGGAACGTGTCAAATCGCAATACACCATTAACAGCGGTTTATGGGAGCGCTGGCAAGCATGGCTAGCTAAAGATTCTTTATGGCCGCCTTTCGTGGGGGTGAAGCATGGAGATTTACATCCTGGCCACATTCTGATTGATGAAAATCAATGTGTTACGGGTGTTATTGATTGGTCTGAAGTGGGGGTTGGTGATGTATCTGCAGACTTTTTGTCGCATCAACTTCTCTTTGGGAAAGAAGGATTAACAAAACTTATCCATGCGTATGAAAAAGCAGGCGGGAGAACTTGGTCAAGAATGGATGAACATATAAAAGAGCTTCTGACTACAAGTGCGATCACTGTGGCCGAGTACGCACAGAGATCAGGATTGAAAGATATGCATGAAACTGCAGCATACATGTTGGCAAACGAAAGATAA
- a CDS encoding LysR family transcriptional regulator — protein sequence MNIENIEAFIYVCQLGSINKAAEALYLTQPSVSARIQSLEKELDLKLFDRQRNKLSLTEKGEQFYPHAKKILHSYQEAKHSLKQTMIPYELTIGCASSISNNLLPNILPALKEKYENLKVKIVTGHSKDVVQKVINNQVDFGIVRTETHPQIESIPIFSDPIGLFVPTHHPLASLDNINMKELEEQPFIFFDYGSFDWLMLHRLFQKNNITPNISIEVDHMETAKNLVLQGMGLSFLPHHCVRNEVEQGTLKQISIDPSINFNINIEFIYKKGKSKSVFIDQLKQFFHELD from the coding sequence ATGAATATTGAGAATATAGAAGCGTTTATTTATGTATGCCAGCTAGGCAGTATCAATAAAGCTGCGGAAGCACTGTATTTAACCCAGCCTTCTGTTTCGGCACGTATTCAATCGTTAGAAAAAGAATTAGACCTGAAATTATTTGATAGGCAGAGAAATAAGCTGTCTCTGACGGAAAAAGGTGAACAGTTTTACCCGCATGCCAAAAAGATCCTCCATTCTTATCAAGAAGCAAAGCATAGTCTCAAACAAACGATGATCCCTTATGAATTGACGATTGGATGCGCATCCTCTATTTCCAATAATCTATTGCCTAACATATTGCCTGCCCTGAAAGAAAAATACGAAAACCTGAAAGTGAAAATTGTAACAGGACATTCAAAGGATGTTGTTCAAAAAGTCATCAACAATCAAGTGGACTTTGGGATTGTCAGGACTGAAACACATCCTCAAATTGAATCGATCCCTATTTTCAGTGATCCTATCGGGCTGTTCGTCCCAACTCATCACCCGCTTGCCAGCCTTGACAACATCAATATGAAAGAACTAGAAGAACAGCCTTTTATTTTCTTTGACTATGGGTCATTTGATTGGCTGATGCTCCACCGATTATTTCAAAAGAACAACATCACACCGAACATTTCCATTGAGGTTGATCATATGGAAACCGCAAAAAATTTAGTGCTGCAAGGAATGGGGCTATCGTTTCTACCTCATCATTGCGTTAGAAATGAGGTAGAACAAGGAACATTAAAACAAATTTCAATCGATCCATCCATCAATTTCAACATCAATATCGAGTTCATTTATAAAAAGGGAAAATCCAAATCAGTTTTCATTGATCAGCTCAAACAGTTTTTTCATGAATTAGATTAA
- a CDS encoding aspartate/glutamate racemase family protein — protein sequence MSITIGIMGGMGPLATIDLMKKIISHTPAIKDQDHLHVIADNYPQIPDRTNAIFGKGEDPTDDMISSAKRLERAGADFILIACNTAHFFLENVRHSTHIPIMNMPLETANYLNKHHYTSVGLLCTDGTLKTQLYQKACAHHKIDVMTPSENLQKNVMNGIYAVKAGKLSKGESELALAAEILINQGAEAIIAGCTEIPLVLRSTKDVKMIDPTVILAKEAVKLVYELEKLNI from the coding sequence ATGTCTATAACGATCGGAATTATGGGCGGGATGGGTCCTTTAGCAACGATAGATCTGATGAAAAAAATCATTTCACATACTCCAGCGATAAAAGATCAGGATCATCTCCATGTGATTGCTGATAATTATCCTCAAATCCCTGATAGAACCAATGCCATATTTGGGAAAGGCGAAGATCCTACAGATGATATGATTTCATCAGCTAAGAGATTAGAACGTGCAGGAGCGGACTTTATTCTCATTGCATGCAATACCGCTCACTTCTTTTTAGAAAACGTACGACATTCCACTCATATCCCTATCATGAATATGCCATTAGAAACCGCAAATTACCTGAACAAACATCACTATACATCTGTGGGCTTACTATGTACTGATGGAACATTAAAAACCCAGCTCTATCAAAAGGCTTGTGCTCATCACAAGATTGACGTCATGACTCCTAGTGAAAATCTTCAGAAAAACGTTATGAATGGGATATATGCGGTGAAAGCAGGAAAATTAAGTAAAGGCGAAAGTGAATTGGCGTTAGCTGCAGAAATTTTAATCAATCAAGGGGCAGAAGCCATCATAGCCGGCTGTACAGAAATCCCCTTAGTCCTAAGGTCAACTAAAGATGTGAAAATGATTGACCCTACTGTCATTTTGGCGAAAGAAGCTGTAAAATTAGTGTATGAGCTTGAAAAGCTAAACATTTAA
- a CDS encoding LysR family transcriptional regulator gives MDTRHITYFMAVFDHLHFTKAAEQLGISQPTLSQQIRLLEAEVGMPLFDRIGKKVVATEAGSLLYQYGMKMLQAERDAKNAMKELLSEKRGNVRLAVLPSDLDFQLVPLFVEFKTLYPETNLKAYSTIYVREEVLSHKVDLGIGLRGPADKRLVQIPLGSEPYELFVHSESDLAQKSEVTLEELMQHALVMYPKGYLGRDLVDDVCKEQGVELDTVMEVGSASSLLQLVEAGIGATIQPRGLLQYHSTWPNIVSIPIADPAPVRHLELTYYADRFVSKAQQQLSEWLIDFFKSKTN, from the coding sequence ATGGATACTCGTCATATTACATATTTCATGGCTGTATTCGACCATTTACATTTCACAAAAGCTGCTGAGCAATTAGGGATATCACAGCCTACATTAAGCCAGCAGATCCGGCTGCTTGAAGCTGAAGTTGGGATGCCGCTCTTTGATCGAATCGGTAAAAAAGTCGTTGCAACTGAAGCGGGTTCTCTGCTTTATCAATATGGTATGAAAATGCTTCAAGCTGAAAGAGATGCGAAAAATGCGATGAAAGAACTGTTATCTGAAAAACGAGGAAACGTTCGACTTGCAGTACTCCCCTCCGATCTTGACTTTCAGCTTGTTCCGCTATTTGTAGAATTTAAAACACTTTATCCTGAAACCAATCTGAAAGCATATTCAACGATCTACGTTCGTGAAGAAGTACTGTCGCATAAAGTGGATCTCGGCATCGGGCTGCGAGGGCCTGCGGATAAGCGTCTCGTTCAAATTCCACTTGGAAGTGAGCCCTACGAATTATTTGTTCATTCAGAAAGTGATCTAGCCCAAAAGAGTGAAGTGACATTGGAAGAGCTGATGCAGCATGCTTTGGTCATGTATCCGAAGGGATATCTAGGAAGGGATTTAGTAGATGACGTATGTAAAGAACAGGGTGTTGAACTAGACACTGTCATGGAGGTTGGGTCCGCATCTTCATTATTGCAGCTGGTTGAAGCCGGCATCGGTGCAACCATTCAGCCGCGAGGATTGCTGCAATACCATTCGACGTGGCCAAATATTGTTTCGATTCCTATTGCTGATCCGGCACCTGTTCGTCACTTAGAATTAACTTATTATGCAGATCGATTTGTCAGTAAAGCACAGCAGCAGCTATCTGAATGGCTGATAGACTTTTTCAAATCAAAAACAAACTAA